A single region of the Deefgea piscis genome encodes:
- a CDS encoding YebC/PmpR family DNA-binding transcriptional regulator, whose product MAGHSKWANIQHRKGRQDAKRGQVFTKLIKEITVAAKMGGGDVLMNPRLRLAIDKAKAQSMPKDNIENAVKRGSGALDGVDYLETRYEGYGLNGAAVMVDCLTDNKVRTVADVRHAFAKYGGNMGSDGCVSFQFKHCGYLIFAPGTDEDALMEAALEAGADDVTTNDDGSIEVITPPYDFVTIKETLEAAGFKAEMGESTMKPQAETELEGDDAIKMQKLIDALESLDDVQEVYTTAVFDEE is encoded by the coding sequence ATGGCAGGTCATAGCAAGTGGGCAAATATTCAACACCGCAAGGGCCGTCAAGACGCCAAGCGCGGCCAAGTTTTCACCAAATTGATCAAAGAAATCACTGTGGCCGCCAAAATGGGCGGCGGCGATGTCTTGATGAATCCTCGTTTGCGTTTGGCGATTGATAAAGCCAAAGCGCAATCAATGCCAAAAGACAATATCGAAAACGCCGTCAAACGCGGCTCAGGTGCGCTCGACGGTGTGGACTATTTAGAGACACGCTACGAAGGCTACGGTTTGAATGGCGCGGCGGTGATGGTCGATTGTCTGACTGACAATAAAGTGCGCACCGTGGCTGACGTTCGTCATGCTTTTGCCAAATACGGCGGCAATATGGGTTCGGACGGCTGCGTATCGTTCCAATTTAAACATTGCGGTTATTTAATTTTCGCACCGGGTACGGATGAAGATGCGTTAATGGAAGCCGCGCTCGAAGCCGGTGCTGACGATGTAACGACCAATGATGACGGCTCAATCGAAGTGATCACCCCTCCTTACGATTTTGTTACCATCAAAGAAACCCTCGAAGCGGCTGGTTTTAAAGCCGAAATGGGCGAATCAACGATGAAGCCACAAGCTGAAACTGAGCTTGAAGGCGATGATGCGATCAAAATGCAAAAATTGATCGACGCACTCGAAAGCTTGGATGATGTGCAAGAGGTATATACAACAGCAGTGTTTGACGAAGAGTGA